In Janthinobacterium sp. 67, a genomic segment contains:
- a CDS encoding YjfB family protein, protein MDVGSIAQLSTTMAETGTRQAVGLTVLKKAQDIQSSTATALLAALPPVQSAPSLPAHLGNRINTTA, encoded by the coding sequence ATGGACGTCGGAAGCATTGCTCAACTGTCAACCACGATGGCGGAGACAGGCACGCGGCAAGCCGTCGGCTTGACTGTCCTGAAAAAAGCCCAGGATATCCAGAGCTCGACTGCCACGGCCTTGCTGGCAGCATTGCCGCCGGTACAGTCGGCGCCTAGCCTGCCGGCTCACCTCGGTAACCGCATCAACACGACTGCCTGA
- a CDS encoding BufA1 family periplasmic bufferin-type metallophore: MNKRQALIAAALAGLCAGTSVNAAAHDGPAPGDKEKCYGVAKAGQNDCASSDGAHSCAGQAEADNLPTEWSYVAKGTCEQAGGSVKPIKAGKAAKPATQP, encoded by the coding sequence ATGAATAAACGTCAAGCTCTCATCGCCGCCGCCCTCGCGGGTCTCTGCGCCGGCACTTCCGTCAACGCGGCCGCGCACGATGGTCCCGCCCCTGGCGACAAGGAAAAATGCTATGGCGTGGCCAAGGCGGGGCAGAACGATTGCGCCTCGTCCGACGGCGCGCATTCCTGCGCGGGCCAGGCGGAGGCGGACAATCTGCCCACGGAATGGTCCTATGTTGCCAAGGGCACGTGCGAACAGGCGGGCGGCTCCGTCAAACCCATCAAGGCCGGCAAGGCTGCAAAACCGGCTACCCAGCCCTAA
- the bufB gene encoding MNIO family bufferin maturase has protein sequence MPPPIQALAGVGLRAAHYRDFLARRPRVGWLEVHTENYLQPSGWDHHVLQTLREEYPISLHGVGLGLGSARGFSEAHLQRVRAVVERIEPVLVSEHLSWGAVAQRQLNDLLPLALNGAALDLLCARVGRVQDVLKRPILLENVSTYLRFADDAMSEAQFLAELARRSGCGLLLDINNLYVNQCNHGEDAMLAMQSIAPGSVGELHLGGHLLTPHAVIDHHGATVVEPVWDLYAAALRRFGAVPTLVEWDTDLPPLDILLGEAHKAQAMLARLAPQTPWQGEALPSTPTPAPLDALVAGQQAFATALLDTAAALPSFAGAAVLERFSLYRGNLSATWRRTLGHAYPVVLALVGEEFFGGLARAYGRQYPSDNADLNQFGERFADFLAVFPPVADLPYLPDMARLEWAVHLAHYAADAQGMAPESLAAMHPDQLEARRFSLHPACALLASNWQVAVLWQAHQDGEGQGMFPQDMQVASCALVCRPRWKAQVLVVDAAAHAALLALRQGQTFGAALDAAFELDPAFDLAAHLRQWLAHAVLTA, from the coding sequence ATGCCGCCGCCCATCCAGGCGCTTGCCGGCGTCGGCTTGCGCGCCGCGCATTACCGCGACTTCCTGGCGCGCCGGCCCAGGGTGGGCTGGCTGGAAGTGCACACTGAAAATTATCTGCAGCCCTCGGGCTGGGATCATCACGTGCTGCAGACCCTGCGCGAGGAATACCCGATCAGTCTGCATGGCGTGGGCCTGGGCCTGGGTTCCGCGCGCGGTTTTTCCGAAGCGCACCTGCAGCGCGTGCGCGCCGTGGTCGAGCGCATCGAACCGGTCCTCGTGTCGGAACACTTGAGCTGGGGCGCCGTGGCGCAGCGGCAACTCAACGATCTGTTGCCGCTGGCCTTGAACGGCGCCGCCCTCGATTTGCTATGCGCCAGAGTGGGGCGGGTGCAGGATGTGCTGAAAAGACCGATCTTGCTGGAGAATGTTTCCACTTACCTGCGTTTTGCCGACGATGCCATGAGCGAAGCACAATTCCTGGCGGAGCTGGCGCGCCGCAGCGGCTGCGGCTTGCTGCTCGATATCAATAATCTGTACGTGAACCAGTGCAACCACGGCGAAGACGCCATGCTTGCCATGCAGTCCATCGCGCCGGGCAGCGTGGGCGAGCTGCATCTGGGCGGCCACTTGCTGACGCCGCACGCCGTGATCGACCACCATGGCGCTACCGTTGTCGAGCCCGTCTGGGACTTGTATGCGGCCGCCTTGCGGCGTTTTGGCGCCGTGCCCACCCTCGTCGAATGGGATACGGATTTGCCGCCGCTCGATATCCTGCTGGGCGAGGCGCACAAGGCGCAGGCCATGCTGGCGCGCCTTGCGCCGCAAACGCCCTGGCAGGGAGAGGCGCTGCCATCGACGCCAACGCCCGCGCCGCTTGACGCGCTGGTAGCCGGCCAGCAAGCGTTTGCCACGGCCTTGCTCGATACCGCGGCTGCCCTGCCATCGTTCGCGGGAGCGGCGGTATTGGAGCGTTTTTCACTGTACCGCGGCAACTTGAGCGCCACGTGGCGCCGCACCCTGGGCCATGCCTACCCCGTCGTGCTGGCGCTGGTGGGCGAGGAATTCTTTGGCGGCCTGGCGCGCGCGTATGGTCGGCAGTATCCGTCAGATAACGCCGATTTGAACCAGTTTGGCGAGCGTTTCGCCGATTTTCTCGCTGTTTTTCCGCCTGTGGCTGACTTGCCCTATCTGCCCGACATGGCGCGCCTGGAATGGGCCGTGCACCTGGCCCATTACGCGGCCGATGCGCAAGGCATGGCGCCCGAGTCGCTGGCCGCCATGCATCCCGACCAACTGGAAGCGCGGCGGTTTAGCTTGCATCCCGCTTGCGCCTTGCTGGCCTCCAACTGGCAAGTGGCGGTCCTGTGGCAGGCGCATCAGGATGGTGAAGGGCAGGGGATGTTTCCGCAGGATATGCAGGTGGCCAGTTGCGCGCTCGTATGCCGACCGCGCTGGAAGGCGCAGGTGCTGGTAGTGGATGCGGCTGCGCATGCAGCCTTGCTGGCCTTGCGGCAGGGGCAGACGTTTGGCGCCGCACTCGATGCGGCGTTCGAGCTGGACCCGGCGTTCGATTTGGCCGCACACTTGCGCCAGTGGCTGGCGCACGCGGTGTTGACGGCGTAA
- a CDS encoding alkaline phosphatase family protein: MIAAAAGEGVLDAHGLGNLARIDHIVVLMMENRSFDHMLGYLSLEGGRADIDGLQAGHANVHAGVSYPVHHLRRTAFGPQQDPSHTGMSVAQQLQNNNGGFVDDYAQTHPGDPDIDLVMGYYNAADLPMYDFLAQQFCVCDRCYSSVPGATWPNRLYAVSGKAAGSHDSKRVPLYTNKSFVRHLERAQVSWKFYSAWKPWSLALTDDHYRSSEWYEPFGSSARRYGFIGDALAGTLPSVSWIDPHFFDNDDHPPADIRAGQALVAQVYQALSRGPAWARTLLILSYDEHGGFFDHVPPGPAIDDDPAFRQYGVRVPMLLVSPLIAPGSVSHEVVDHTSIIKTILQRFCRAADGGLPQMGARVAAASGLGAVLTLAQPRAAPAVPAAVLAQRAAWDADVRARDFATLAPASLPDGELGTVAGVPIQSDAEAGAIAAHRQLARKARNAQAMSGKTASKTAGAAAPKPAGRRRRHVPAGAKNGGKPGVA, from the coding sequence ATGATTGCTGCCGCAGCTGGTGAGGGTGTTCTTGACGCGCATGGCCTGGGTAATCTGGCGCGCATCGACCATATCGTCGTGCTGATGATGGAAAACCGATCGTTCGATCACATGCTCGGCTACCTGAGCCTGGAAGGCGGGCGCGCCGACATCGACGGCTTGCAGGCCGGCCATGCCAACGTGCATGCGGGGGTGTCCTACCCCGTGCACCATTTGCGGCGCACGGCCTTCGGCCCGCAGCAAGATCCGTCGCATACGGGCATGTCGGTGGCGCAGCAATTGCAGAATAATAATGGCGGCTTTGTCGACGACTATGCGCAAACGCATCCGGGCGACCCCGACATCGATCTGGTGATGGGTTATTACAATGCAGCCGACTTGCCCATGTACGATTTCCTGGCGCAGCAATTTTGTGTCTGCGACCGCTGCTACAGTTCCGTGCCGGGCGCCACCTGGCCCAACCGCCTGTATGCGGTCAGCGGCAAGGCGGCCGGCAGCCACGACAGCAAGCGCGTGCCCCTGTACACGAACAAATCGTTCGTGCGCCACCTCGAGCGGGCCCAGGTCAGCTGGAAATTTTATTCCGCCTGGAAGCCCTGGAGCCTGGCCCTGACGGACGACCATTACCGCTCGTCCGAGTGGTACGAACCGTTCGGTTCCAGCGCGCGCCGCTATGGCTTCATCGGCGATGCGCTGGCGGGCACCTTGCCCTCGGTCAGCTGGATCGATCCGCATTTTTTTGACAATGACGACCACCCGCCGGCCGATATCCGCGCCGGCCAGGCGCTGGTGGCGCAGGTCTACCAGGCTTTGTCGCGCGGCCCCGCCTGGGCGCGCACCTTGCTCATCCTCAGCTATGACGAGCACGGCGGCTTTTTCGACCATGTGCCGCCTGGCCCTGCCATTGACGACGATCCCGCGTTTCGCCAGTACGGCGTGCGCGTGCCCATGCTGCTCGTGTCGCCGCTGATTGCGCCCGGCAGCGTCAGCCACGAGGTGGTCGACCACACGTCGATCATCAAAACCATCCTGCAGCGCTTTTGCCGCGCCGCCGATGGCGGCTTGCCCCAGATGGGCGCGCGCGTGGCGGCCGCCAGCGGCCTGGGCGCCGTGCTGACCCTGGCGCAACCGCGCGCGGCGCCCGCCGTGCCTGCCGCCGTGCTGGCGCAGCGCGCCGCATGGGACGCGGATGTGCGGGCGCGGGACTTCGCCACGCTGGCGCCGGCCAGCCTGCCTGATGGCGAACTGGGTACCGTTGCCGGCGTACCGATCCAGTCCGATGCCGAGGCGGGCGCGATCGCTGCCCACCGGCAATTGGCGCGCAAGGCCAGGAATGCGCAGGCGATGAGTGGTAAAACAGCGAGTAAAACGGCGGGCGCGGCAGCGCCGAAGCCGGCGGGCAGGCGCCGGCGTCACGTGCCCGCCGGCGCGAAGAATGGCGGAAAACCGGGAGTTGCTTGA
- the mobB gene encoding molybdopterin-guanine dinucleotide biosynthesis protein B: MHDAMPAHPVLGVIGRSGSGKTTLLEFVVKEMAARGLRVNLVKHSHHDLALEPPQKDSARLRLAGAAEVLVASPYRFAIVHELRGAPEPSLAQQLARMGPADLTLVEGFKTDPIPKLEVFRPEVGQSPLYPHDPHVIAVASDSPAPADLREGVQWLDLNAREHVLAWLLLQLENKLEK, from the coding sequence ATGCACGATGCGATGCCCGCACACCCGGTACTCGGTGTGATCGGCCGTTCCGGTAGCGGCAAGACGACCCTGCTGGAATTTGTGGTGAAGGAAATGGCGGCGCGCGGCTTGCGCGTCAACCTGGTCAAGCACAGCCACCATGACCTGGCGCTGGAGCCGCCGCAAAAGGATAGCGCCCGCCTGCGCCTGGCCGGGGCGGCGGAAGTGCTGGTGGCGTCGCCGTACCGTTTTGCCATCGTGCATGAGCTGCGCGGCGCGCCCGAGCCCAGTCTTGCACAGCAATTGGCCCGCATGGGGCCGGCAGACCTGACCCTGGTCGAGGGTTTCAAGACGGACCCCATCCCCAAGCTGGAAGTGTTCCGCCCGGAAGTGGGGCAATCGCCTTTGTATCCGCACGACCCGCACGTGATCGCCGTGGCCTCCGACAGCCCGGCGCCGGCCGATTTGCGCGAGGGCGTGCAATGGCTGGACTTGAATGCGCGCGAGCACGTGCTGGCCTGGCTGCTGCTGCAGTTGGAAAATAAGCTGGAAAAATAA
- a CDS encoding RNA-binding S4 domain-containing protein translates to MQKVSFDLTSEFVELNQLLKLVGLCDSGGAGKVMVDSGVVKVDGKKELRKTAKIRAGQVVSVGDIRITVVAPV, encoded by the coding sequence ATGCAAAAAGTAAGCTTTGATTTAACATCCGAGTTCGTCGAGCTGAACCAGCTGTTGAAGCTGGTCGGCCTGTGCGACAGCGGTGGCGCAGGCAAGGTCATGGTCGATAGCGGCGTGGTGAAGGTCGATGGCAAGAAGGAATTGCGCAAGACCGCCAAGATCCGCGCAGGCCAGGTCGTCAGCGTGGGCGATATCCGTATCACGGTCGTCGCTCCCGTGTGA
- the fumC gene encoding class II fumarate hydratase → MSSRIERDSFGPIDVPADRLWGAQTQRSLEHFHISTEKMPPELIAALATVKRAAAHVNLDLGLLDGKKAVAITQAADEVLAGKHDAEFPLAVWQTGSGTQSNMNMNEVLANRGSELIGGLRGAERLLHPNDDVNLGQSSNDIFPTAIHVAAALAVANTVLPPLRQLRATLDAKATEFADIVKIGRTHLQDATPLTLGQEFSGYVAQLDFAEHIITASLPPLLQLAAGGTAVGTGLNAHVKFAGRIAAELARLTGQPFESASNKFAALAAHDALVAAHGALKTLATALMKIANDVRWMASGPRSGLGEITIPENEPGSSIMPGKVNPTQCEALTMLCCQVFGNDVAITVGGASGNFELNVFKPLIAHNFLQSARLLGDGMRSFDEHCAHGIAPNRARIAELMERSLMLVTALAPHIGYDKAAQIAKQAQHEGTTLKEAALTLGFVTEEQFSAWIVPLEMTRPNKS, encoded by the coding sequence ATGAGTAGCAGAATCGAACGCGACAGTTTCGGCCCGATCGACGTGCCCGCCGACCGGCTGTGGGGAGCGCAAACGCAGCGCTCGCTCGAGCACTTCCATATCTCCACGGAAAAGATGCCGCCCGAACTGATCGCCGCCCTGGCCACCGTCAAGCGCGCGGCCGCCCACGTCAACCTGGACTTGGGCTTATTGGATGGCAAGAAAGCCGTTGCCATCACGCAGGCTGCCGACGAAGTGCTGGCAGGCAAGCACGACGCGGAATTCCCGCTGGCCGTCTGGCAGACGGGCTCGGGTACTCAAAGCAATATGAACATGAACGAAGTGCTGGCCAACCGCGGCTCCGAGCTGATCGGTGGCTTGCGGGGCGCCGAGCGCCTGCTGCACCCGAACGACGACGTCAACCTGGGCCAGTCCTCGAACGACATCTTTCCCACCGCAATCCACGTGGCGGCCGCCCTGGCCGTCGCCAACACGGTCTTGCCGCCGCTGCGCCAGCTGCGCGCCACCCTGGACGCCAAGGCCACGGAATTTGCCGACATCGTCAAGATCGGCCGCACCCATTTGCAGGATGCGACGCCGCTGACCCTGGGCCAGGAATTTTCCGGCTACGTGGCGCAGCTGGACTTTGCCGAGCACATCATCACGGCATCGTTGCCGCCGCTGCTGCAGCTGGCCGCCGGCGGCACGGCCGTTGGCACGGGCTTGAATGCCCACGTGAAATTTGCCGGCCGCATCGCGGCAGAACTGGCGCGCCTGACGGGCCAGCCGTTTGAGTCGGCCAGCAACAAGTTTGCCGCCCTGGCCGCCCACGACGCCCTCGTCGCGGCCCATGGCGCGCTGAAAACACTGGCCACGGCCCTGATGAAAATCGCCAACGACGTGCGCTGGATGGCGTCCGGCCCCCGCTCCGGCCTCGGCGAAATCACAATCCCTGAAAACGAGCCGGGCAGCTCCATCATGCCGGGCAAGGTCAATCCTACCCAGTGCGAAGCGCTGACCATGCTGTGCTGCCAGGTGTTCGGCAACGACGTGGCCATCACGGTGGGCGGCGCCTCGGGCAATTTCGAGCTGAACGTCTTCAAGCCCCTGATTGCACACAACTTCCTGCAAAGCGCGCGCCTGCTGGGCGACGGCATGCGCAGCTTCGACGAGCATTGTGCGCACGGCATCGCGCCGAACCGCGCGCGCATCGCCGAACTGATGGAGCGTTCCCTGATGCTGGTCACGGCGCTGGCGCCGCACATCGGCTATGACAAGGCGGCACAAATCGCCAAACAGGCCCAGCACGAAGGCACAACCCTGAAGGAAGCGGCGCTGACCCTGGGCTTTGTGACGGAAGAGCAATTCAGTGCGTGGATCGTGCCGCTGGAGATGACGCGGCCCAACAAAAGCTGA